From Actinoplanes oblitus, a single genomic window includes:
- a CDS encoding AzlD domain-containing protein gives MLIAAVIALGVGTYAMRLSGVLLRDRLELSPAVQRLLPMAAAALLAALAGTAALMAGTEFAGVARPAGVAVGALLAWRKVPFVLVVVAAATVAALLRLAGLP, from the coding sequence ATGCTGATCGCCGCCGTCATCGCCCTCGGCGTGGGCACCTACGCGATGCGCCTCAGTGGCGTCCTCCTCCGCGACCGCCTGGAACTCTCCCCAGCCGTGCAGCGCCTGCTCCCGATGGCCGCCGCCGCCCTGCTCGCCGCCCTCGCCGGCACCGCGGCCCTGATGGCCGGCACCGAGTTCGCCGGCGTGGCCCGCCCGGCCGGGGTAGCCGTCGGCGCGCTGCTGGCCTGGCGCAAGGTCCCGTTCGTCCTGGTAGTCGTTGCCGCCGCCACGGTCGCGGCCCTGCTACGCCTGGCCGGCCTCCCGTAA
- a CDS encoding AzlC family ABC transporter permease yields the protein MGTVYRTQARPRDVAALAAATLAVGASFGAITMAYGLPAWLAPLMSVVVFAGGAQFLAVGLFAAGNPIAAVFAGLLLNARHLPFGLAVADTLGTRWRDRLIGSHLMTDEVVAFTLAERTPAARRKVYWLVAISLVIAWNVGVLLGVLLGGATGDPDAFGLDAAFPAGLIALILPSLRDRDTRLVALTGAALAVLLTPVLPAGLPVLAALLGLLVLLFPSRRHPAANDSTAAVVRDLSAGAGASDLTAAVVRDLSAGAGANGPAAGPVVPATVFTEPAEENRC from the coding sequence ATGGGTACGGTATATCGAACGCAGGCCCGCCCTCGCGACGTGGCGGCACTGGCCGCTGCGACGCTCGCGGTGGGCGCCTCGTTCGGCGCGATCACCATGGCGTACGGCCTGCCCGCCTGGCTGGCGCCGCTGATGTCGGTGGTGGTCTTCGCCGGGGGCGCGCAGTTCCTGGCGGTCGGCCTGTTCGCGGCCGGCAACCCGATCGCCGCGGTCTTCGCCGGCCTGCTGCTCAACGCCCGGCACCTGCCGTTCGGGCTGGCGGTCGCGGACACCCTGGGCACCCGCTGGCGGGACCGCCTGATCGGCAGCCACCTGATGACCGACGAGGTGGTCGCCTTCACCCTCGCCGAGCGGACCCCGGCCGCCCGCCGCAAGGTCTACTGGCTGGTCGCGATCTCCCTGGTCATCGCCTGGAACGTCGGCGTACTCCTGGGCGTCCTCCTCGGCGGCGCCACCGGCGACCCGGACGCCTTCGGCCTGGACGCGGCCTTCCCGGCCGGTCTGATCGCCCTGATCCTGCCCTCGTTGCGCGACCGGGACACGCGCCTGGTCGCCCTCACCGGCGCCGCCCTGGCCGTCCTGCTCACCCCGGTGCTCCCGGCCGGCCTCCCGGTGCTGGCCGCCCTCCTGGGTCTGCTGGTTCTGCTGTTCCCGTCCCGCCGCCACCCCGCCGCGAACGACTCGACCGCCGCCGTCGTGCGCGACCTGTCTGCAGGTGCTGGCGCGAGCGACTTGACCGCCGCCGTCGTGCGCGACCTGTCTGCAGGTGCCGGCGCGAATGGGCCAGCCGCTGGTCCCGTCGTCCCGGCCACCGTCTTCACCGAACCCGCCGAGGAGAACCGATGCTGA
- the murA gene encoding UDP-N-acetylglucosamine 1-carboxyvinyltransferase, with protein sequence MTDDVLIVHGGTPLQGQIRVRGAKNLVSKAMVAALLGESPSRLFDVPRIRDVEVVRGLLGLHGVKVSDGAEDGELVMDPTNVESASTDEINVHAGSSRIPILLCGPLLHRLGHAFIPDLGGCHIGPRPIDFHIKALREFGAVVDKTPEGMHLSAPNGLHGAKLELPYPSVGATEQVLLTAVRAEGVTELRNAAIEPEIIDLICVLQKMGAIITVHTDRVIEIQGVPKLYGYEHKPIPDRIEAASWAAAALATRGEIEVIGARQADMMTFLNVYRNIGGELKITDDRVARDGVTGAEGGIKFWHPGGELRAVALETDVHPGFMTDWQQPLVVALTQARGISIMHETVYEQRLGYTEALNTMGATIQVYRDCLGGTPCRFGRRNFMHSAVIAGPSKLHAADLVIPDLRAGFAHLIAALAAEGTSRVYGVNLIKRGYEDFEAKLAALGAHVERP encoded by the coding sequence TTGACCGACGATGTCCTGATCGTGCACGGCGGTACGCCGCTGCAAGGACAGATCCGGGTCCGTGGCGCCAAGAACCTGGTCTCCAAGGCGATGGTCGCCGCCCTGCTGGGCGAGTCACCGAGCCGCCTGTTCGACGTGCCGCGGATTCGCGACGTCGAGGTCGTCCGCGGCCTGCTCGGGCTCCACGGGGTCAAGGTGAGCGACGGCGCCGAGGACGGCGAGCTCGTCATGGACCCCACGAACGTGGAGAGCGCCAGCACCGACGAGATCAACGTGCACGCCGGCTCGAGCCGGATCCCGATCCTGCTCTGCGGCCCGCTGCTGCACCGGCTCGGCCACGCGTTCATCCCGGACCTGGGTGGCTGCCACATCGGGCCGCGCCCGATCGACTTCCACATCAAGGCGCTGCGCGAGTTCGGCGCGGTGGTCGACAAGACCCCCGAGGGCATGCACCTGAGCGCGCCGAACGGGTTGCACGGCGCCAAGCTGGAGCTGCCGTACCCGAGCGTCGGGGCCACCGAGCAGGTGCTGCTCACCGCGGTGCGCGCGGAGGGCGTCACCGAGCTGCGCAACGCCGCGATCGAGCCGGAGATCATCGACCTGATCTGCGTCCTGCAGAAGATGGGCGCGATCATCACGGTGCACACCGACCGGGTCATCGAGATCCAGGGCGTGCCGAAACTCTACGGCTACGAGCACAAGCCGATCCCGGACCGGATCGAGGCCGCCAGCTGGGCCGCCGCCGCGCTCGCCACCCGCGGCGAGATCGAGGTGATCGGCGCCCGCCAGGCCGACATGATGACGTTCCTGAACGTCTACCGGAACATCGGCGGCGAGCTGAAGATCACCGACGACCGGGTGGCCCGCGACGGCGTCACCGGCGCCGAGGGCGGCATCAAGTTCTGGCACCCGGGCGGCGAGCTCCGGGCCGTGGCGCTGGAGACCGACGTACACCCCGGCTTCATGACCGACTGGCAGCAGCCCCTGGTGGTCGCGCTGACCCAGGCGCGCGGCATCTCGATCATGCACGAGACGGTGTACGAGCAGCGGCTCGGCTACACCGAGGCGCTCAACACGATGGGTGCCACCATCCAGGTGTACCGGGACTGCCTCGGCGGCACCCCGTGCCGGTTCGGCCGCCGCAACTTCATGCACTCCGCGGTGATCGCCGGCCCGTCCAAGCTGCACGCGGCCGACCTGGTCATCCCGGACCTGCGGGCCGGCTTCGCGCACCTGATCGCGGCGCTGGCCGCCGAGGGCACCTCGCGGGTCTACGGCGTCAACCTGATCAAGCGGGGCTACGAGGACTTCGAGGCCAAGCTGGCCGCCCTCGGTGCCCACGTCGAGCGTCCCTGA
- a CDS encoding DUF3043 domain-containing protein, protein MSPLFRRKPADLVEDATSSVTEQEAAENRRKNYTPSKKELGVVTPKRAPQGRRVEAAPADRKEAMKQLRERQRQERAEAAEGMRQGDEKFLLARDRGPERSLVRDIVDSRRTVGSFFIAGALIVMVGSLVRNNAVALASNALWALLALAVAVDSVFIARRIKRLVKERFPTTQQRMGSLYLYGIMRGLTFRRMRVPKPKVDLGATI, encoded by the coding sequence GTGTCCCCGCTGTTTCGCCGCAAGCCAGCCGACCTCGTCGAAGACGCCACTTCCTCGGTGACCGAGCAGGAGGCCGCCGAGAACCGCCGCAAGAACTACACGCCCAGCAAGAAAGAGCTGGGTGTGGTCACGCCGAAACGCGCGCCGCAGGGCCGCCGGGTGGAGGCCGCGCCCGCCGACCGCAAAGAGGCGATGAAGCAGCTGCGCGAGCGGCAGCGGCAGGAGCGCGCCGAGGCCGCCGAGGGCATGCGCCAGGGCGACGAGAAATTCCTGCTGGCCCGCGACCGCGGCCCGGAGCGCTCGCTGGTCCGTGACATCGTCGACTCGCGCCGCACGGTCGGCTCGTTCTTCATCGCCGGCGCCCTGATCGTGATGGTCGGCTCGCTGGTGAGGAACAACGCTGTCGCGCTGGCCAGCAACGCGCTGTGGGCCCTGCTCGCCCTGGCCGTCGCGGTGGACAGCGTGTTCATCGCCCGCCGCATCAAGCGACTGGTCAAGGAGCGCTTCCCGACCACGCAGCAGCGGATGGGCTCGCTCTACCTCTACGGCATCATGCGCGGCCTGACCTTCCGCCGGATGCGCGTCCCGAAACCCAAGGTCGACCTGGGCGCCACCATCTGA